One Methylophilus sp. TWE2 DNA segment encodes these proteins:
- the eutC gene encoding ethanolamine ammonia-lyase subunit EutC yields the protein MHQPPAAPSTGIVSEDPWSQLKSFTQARIAIGRVGSSLPTQEVLDFSLSHALARDAVHLGLDTQALMVQIQATLSVDVHQVHSKAPDRASYLLRPDWGRQLSEDSGLKLKAANTKQAIDLLLVVADGLSSLAIKNHALPLLQEIHAQAPAEWHLGPVVIASQARVALADEVGEMLGANMVAMLIGERPGLSSPDSLGIYLTHQPRRGRSDADRNCISNVRPDGLGYAAAAKKLLWLAKEANRLKLSGVALKDESDVVMVQDAPSGQ from the coding sequence ATGCATCAGCCTCCTGCAGCCCCTAGCACAGGCATCGTCAGTGAAGATCCCTGGTCACAACTTAAAAGCTTCACACAAGCGCGGATTGCCATCGGCAGGGTAGGCAGCAGCCTGCCTACGCAAGAAGTCCTGGATTTCAGCTTGAGCCATGCATTGGCCAGGGATGCGGTTCATCTTGGCCTCGATACCCAGGCGTTGATGGTGCAAATTCAAGCGACATTGTCAGTCGATGTCCATCAGGTTCATAGCAAGGCACCAGACCGGGCTTCTTATTTATTAAGGCCCGATTGGGGCCGTCAACTGAGCGAAGACAGCGGGCTAAAACTCAAAGCCGCCAACACAAAACAAGCCATTGATTTATTACTGGTGGTTGCGGATGGCTTGTCTTCATTGGCAATCAAAAATCACGCGCTGCCATTATTGCAAGAAATTCATGCGCAAGCTCCTGCGGAATGGCATCTGGGACCGGTGGTCATCGCCTCTCAGGCCAGGGTTGCACTGGCCGATGAAGTGGGCGAAATGCTAGGGGCAAACATGGTGGCCATGCTGATTGGTGAGCGGCCTGGACTAAGTTCGCCGGATAGTCTGGGGATTTATTTGACGCATCAGCCACGGCGTGGCCGTAGTGATGCGGACAGAAACTGTATTTCCAATGTCAGGCCAGATGGCCTGGGCTATGCCGCCGCCGCAAAAAAATTGTTATGGCTGGCAAAAGAAGCCAACCGTTTAAAATTGTCCGGCGTTGCACTCAAAGATGAAAGCGATGTCGTTATGGTTCAAGACGCGCCTTCCGGACAATGA
- a CDS encoding ethanolamine ammonia-lyase subunit EutB, whose protein sequence is MAYSYRVGVHQYPFKDLKEVMAKASPPRSGDFLAGVAAETYVERMAARMCLANMPLKRFLEELLLPYEQDEVTRLIIDTHDAQAFSEISHLTVGDFRDWLLLDTTDTATLTRVAKGITPEMAAAVSKLMRNQDLILVAKKCQVTTAFRNTIGLPGRLSVRLQPNHPTDDARGIAASLLDGLLYGSGDAVIGINPATDSIPGLMNLYYLVDEVINQYEIPTQSCILTHVTNQIQLIEKGAPIDLVFQSIAGTEQANKTFGINLSILDEAYSAALSLQRGTVGQNVMYFETGQGSALSANANFGMDQQTCEARAYAVARHFSPLLTNTVVGFIGPEYLYDGKQIIRAGLEDHFCGKLLGLPLGCDVCYTNHAEADQDDMDTLMTLLSVAGITFIMGIPGADDIMLNYQTTSFHDALYLRKTLNLKPAPEFEQWLQRMNLMDNTGMIRPVDNSHALLQNKPKQLMSAP, encoded by the coding sequence ATGGCTTACAGTTATCGCGTTGGCGTACATCAGTACCCATTCAAAGACTTGAAAGAAGTGATGGCGAAGGCCTCCCCGCCACGCTCAGGCGACTTTCTCGCAGGCGTGGCAGCTGAGACTTATGTTGAGCGCATGGCTGCCAGGATGTGCCTTGCCAACATGCCGCTCAAACGCTTTTTAGAAGAGTTGCTGCTGCCTTACGAACAAGACGAGGTGACGCGCTTAATCATTGATACGCATGATGCGCAGGCATTTAGTGAAATCAGCCATCTCACCGTGGGCGATTTTCGAGACTGGTTGTTGCTGGATACCACGGATACCGCCACGCTGACACGCGTTGCCAAAGGCATCACGCCGGAAATGGCGGCGGCGGTCAGCAAGCTAATGCGCAACCAGGACTTGATCCTGGTCGCCAAAAAATGCCAAGTGACGACCGCATTCCGAAATACCATCGGTCTGCCGGGTCGGCTGTCCGTGCGCTTGCAGCCCAACCACCCAACCGATGATGCCCGCGGCATTGCCGCCTCTTTGCTCGACGGATTACTGTATGGCTCAGGCGATGCGGTGATCGGCATCAATCCGGCCACCGATAGTATTCCTGGCTTGATGAACTTATATTACCTGGTCGATGAAGTCATTAACCAATATGAGATTCCCACCCAGTCGTGCATCCTGACCCATGTCACCAACCAGATTCAACTGATTGAAAAAGGCGCGCCGATTGACTTGGTGTTTCAATCGATTGCCGGCACCGAACAAGCCAATAAAACGTTTGGCATTAATCTTTCCATTCTGGATGAAGCTTATTCTGCAGCCTTGTCACTGCAACGCGGCACGGTAGGCCAAAACGTCATGTATTTTGAAACAGGCCAAGGCTCGGCACTCTCGGCCAACGCCAATTTTGGCATGGACCAGCAAACCTGTGAGGCACGTGCCTATGCCGTCGCCCGCCACTTTTCCCCCTTGCTCACCAATACGGTGGTGGGCTTTATTGGGCCGGAATACCTGTACGATGGCAAACAAATCATCCGTGCCGGCCTGGAAGACCATTTCTGCGGTAAGTTGCTAGGTCTGCCACTGGGGTGTGATGTCTGCTACACCAACCATGCCGAGGCGGATCAAGACGACATGGACACCTTGATGACCTTGCTATCTGTGGCTGGTATTACCTTCATCATGGGCATTCCAGGGGCGGATGACATCATGCTTAATTATCAGACCACCTCTTTTCACGATGCCCTCTATTTGCGTAAAACGCTTAACCTGAAGCCAGCACCGGAGTTTGAGCAATGGCTACAGCGCATGAACCTGATGGATAACACTGGCATGATCCGCCCGGTAGACAATAGCCATGCCTTGTTACAAAATAAACCCAAGCAATTAATGAGTGCCCCTTAA
- the eat gene encoding ethanolamine permease produces the protein MSVSLKPTLNGWHLWGLAVGLVISGEYFGWSYGWDQAGTLGFLVTTLFIALMYTTFIFSFTELTTSIPHAGGPFAYARRAFGPKMAYVAGYATLIEFLFAPPAIAMAIGAYLNVQYPGIDPKLFAVGAYIVFVSLNIVGVHIAATFELLVTLLAIIELLVFMGVVAPGFSMTNFVAHGWAGNDVFSSAAIPGMVAAIPFAIWFFLAIEGVAMAAEEAKDPRRTIPKAYIAGILTLVFLAIGVMLYAGGVGDWRTLANVNDPIPQAMKVVVGENSGWLHMLVWIGLLGLIASFHGILLGCSRQIFALARAGFMPKYFEATHARFKTPHRALVAGAVVGLAAILSDDLQFNGMTLTANLITMAVFGAIVMYIVSMLSFFALRKNEPALDRPFRTMGYPLFPAIALSLAVISLLTMIYYNQALALVFAVLMAVGYIYFSLTKGQRDTATDR, from the coding sequence ATGAGCGTATCGTTAAAGCCAACGCTGAATGGTTGGCATTTATGGGGACTAGCCGTCGGGCTGGTGATTTCTGGCGAATATTTTGGCTGGAGTTATGGCTGGGATCAAGCGGGAACCTTGGGTTTTTTGGTGACCACCCTTTTCATCGCGCTGATGTACACCACCTTTATTTTCAGTTTTACCGAACTGACTACTTCTATTCCACATGCCGGTGGGCCGTTTGCTTACGCCAGACGGGCTTTTGGTCCTAAGATGGCGTATGTGGCCGGTTATGCCACCTTGATTGAGTTTTTGTTCGCACCGCCGGCCATTGCGATGGCGATTGGCGCCTATCTGAATGTGCAATATCCGGGCATAGACCCCAAGCTTTTTGCCGTGGGTGCTTATATTGTATTTGTCAGTTTGAATATTGTTGGGGTGCATATCGCTGCCACCTTTGAACTGCTGGTCACCCTGCTCGCGATTATTGAGTTATTGGTGTTTATGGGCGTGGTTGCCCCCGGTTTCTCGATGACAAACTTTGTCGCACATGGCTGGGCAGGTAATGACGTTTTTAGTAGCGCAGCGATTCCTGGCATGGTGGCGGCGATTCCATTCGCCATTTGGTTTTTTCTCGCCATTGAAGGCGTGGCCATGGCGGCAGAAGAAGCCAAAGATCCGAGAAGAACGATCCCCAAAGCTTATATTGCCGGGATTCTGACGCTGGTGTTTCTGGCCATAGGCGTGATGTTATATGCAGGTGGCGTGGGTGACTGGAGAACCCTGGCCAATGTCAACGATCCTATTCCACAGGCAATGAAAGTGGTGGTGGGTGAGAACAGTGGCTGGTTACATATGCTGGTTTGGATTGGCTTGCTAGGATTGATCGCCTCTTTTCACGGAATTTTGCTTGGCTGCTCACGGCAGATTTTTGCCCTGGCACGCGCCGGATTTATGCCGAAATACTTTGAAGCCACGCATGCGCGCTTTAAAACCCCACATCGCGCATTGGTTGCCGGGGCAGTGGTTGGCCTGGCAGCTATTTTGAGTGATGACTTACAGTTTAATGGCATGACGCTCACGGCAAACTTGATCACGATGGCGGTATTCGGGGCCATCGTCATGTATATCGTTTCGATGCTGAGCTTTTTTGCGCTGAGAAAAAACGAGCCTGCGCTGGATCGCCCGTTCCGTACCATGGGTTATCCGCTGTTTCCGGCCATTGCCTTAAGCCTTGCCGTGATCAGTTTGCTGACCATGATCTACTACAATCAGGCATTGGCGCTGGTGTTTGCCGTGCTGATGGCAGTGGGCTATATTTATTTCAGCCTGACAAAAGGGCAACGCGACACCGCGACTGATCGTTAA
- a CDS encoding multidrug efflux SMR transporter: MAWLQLFAAGILEIIFAYAIKESDGFSKLLPSLMTLLTVIGSFWLLSSAMRTIPMGTAYTVWTGIGGVGAFIVGITVLSEPITMLRLLAATLIISGLILMKVAGS, translated from the coding sequence ATGGCTTGGTTACAACTTTTCGCCGCTGGCATTCTGGAAATCATCTTCGCTTACGCGATCAAAGAGTCTGATGGTTTTTCAAAACTGCTACCATCACTCATGACGCTGCTTACAGTGATAGGAAGCTTTTGGTTGCTTTCTTCGGCGATGCGCACGATACCCATGGGCACTGCTTACACTGTTTGGACGGGGATTGGTGGCGTTGGTGCATTTATCGTTGGCATCACGGTGCTCTCTGAACCCATCACAATGTTGCGATTACTTGCGGCAACCTTAATCATTTCTGGGCTGATACTCATGAAAGTTGCCGGATCATAA
- the atzF gene encoding allophanate hydrolase — protein MKHPYNLQLDALKSAYANHAFSPRELIQALRERALQLNAEYKLFIHILTEEELAPYLANLEATGAESLPLYGVPFAVKDNIDLAGVPTTAACPAFSYIPAKNATIVTQLIALGAIPIGKTNLDQFATGLNGTRSPYGLCRNSVLAEYPSGGSSAGSALAVALGLASFALGTDTAGSGRVPAALNNLIGLKATKGLISTAGVVPACRTLDCTTFFTATALEASKLLALTAHQDPEDEYSRANVGWNTGRSFGIPAAGFKFGIPKQLEFLGCTESQALFERSVSTLEKMGGVAIEIDFSAFLEAAKLLYEGPWVAERYSVVGELIEKNPETVLPVIRDVLQKAPTATAVQAFKAQYKLQALKVKTDAILANLDFIITPAYPRPVTLAELAAEPVKRNSDLGTYTNFMNLLDYAAVAVPAGFMRNGLPSGVTFFGRAFCDQYLLSIADSFQRTSKLPLIGQFEFTAAPQTTLAKNDRSQLLVCGAHLEGLPLNWQLKDKGGQLLKKTQTSPAYQFYALAGSPPKRPGLRRVSTGGRSFEVEIWEIPTQELGAFLNDIPAPLGLGKVELIDGSWVTGFICEDYALETADPISQFSGWREYLQHQ, from the coding sequence ATGAAACACCCATATAACCTGCAATTGGATGCCCTTAAAAGTGCGTATGCCAACCATGCATTCTCACCACGTGAACTCATTCAAGCATTGCGCGAAAGAGCCCTCCAGTTAAATGCGGAATACAAGCTCTTCATCCACATTCTGACTGAAGAAGAGTTAGCGCCTTATCTGGCAAATTTAGAGGCAACCGGGGCTGAAAGCTTACCGTTGTATGGCGTCCCATTTGCGGTCAAGGATAACATCGACCTGGCGGGCGTTCCGACCACCGCCGCATGCCCCGCATTTAGTTATATCCCGGCTAAAAATGCCACCATTGTTACGCAATTGATTGCACTAGGCGCGATCCCCATCGGTAAAACAAATCTTGATCAGTTCGCAACTGGCCTGAACGGCACCCGCTCTCCCTATGGACTCTGCCGCAATAGCGTCCTTGCTGAATACCCAAGCGGTGGTTCAAGTGCAGGCTCCGCGCTGGCAGTGGCATTGGGACTGGCATCGTTTGCACTCGGCACAGATACCGCAGGCAGCGGGCGTGTTCCGGCAGCGCTCAATAACCTGATTGGATTGAAAGCCACCAAGGGCTTAATTTCAACGGCTGGCGTTGTGCCAGCTTGCCGCACACTGGATTGCACGACCTTTTTTACAGCGACCGCATTGGAAGCAAGCAAGCTGCTAGCACTGACTGCCCATCAGGATCCAGAAGATGAGTACAGTCGTGCCAATGTTGGCTGGAACACAGGCAGATCGTTTGGCATCCCAGCCGCTGGCTTTAAATTTGGTATCCCTAAACAATTAGAGTTTCTAGGGTGCACTGAAAGTCAGGCACTCTTTGAGCGTTCAGTGTCCACCCTTGAGAAGATGGGAGGAGTTGCCATTGAAATCGATTTCAGTGCCTTTCTGGAGGCTGCGAAGCTTCTTTACGAAGGTCCTTGGGTCGCTGAAAGATACAGCGTCGTTGGCGAGTTGATTGAGAAAAATCCTGAAACGGTACTGCCTGTCATCAGAGATGTGCTGCAGAAAGCCCCGACTGCCACGGCGGTGCAAGCGTTTAAAGCGCAATACAAATTACAAGCCCTGAAAGTCAAGACGGATGCCATTCTTGCCAACCTGGATTTCATTATCACACCGGCCTATCCGCGCCCAGTCACCTTGGCCGAGCTAGCGGCAGAGCCTGTGAAACGTAACTCTGATTTGGGGACTTACACCAACTTCATGAATCTGCTGGACTATGCGGCGGTAGCGGTACCGGCTGGATTCATGCGGAATGGCCTGCCTTCCGGGGTAACTTTTTTTGGGCGTGCATTCTGTGACCAATATCTTTTAAGTATTGCGGACAGTTTTCAGCGCACCTCAAAACTACCGCTGATTGGTCAATTCGAATTCACGGCCGCGCCCCAGACAACATTGGCAAAAAATGATCGCTCACAGCTGCTGGTGTGTGGCGCACATTTAGAGGGCTTGCCCTTGAATTGGCAATTAAAAGACAAAGGCGGGCAGTTGCTCAAGAAAACACAGACCTCCCCTGCTTACCAGTTTTATGCCTTGGCGGGCTCACCGCCCAAACGACCAGGTTTAAGAAGAGTTTCAACAGGTGGCCGATCATTTGAGGTAGAAATCTGGGAAATCCCCACCCAAGAGTTAGGCGCCTTTCTAAATGATATTCCTGCGCCATTAGGACTGGGCAAGGTTGAACTGATAGATGGCTCGTGGGTCACCGGATTTATCTGTGAGGATTACGCCCTGGAAACTGCAGATCCAATCTCGCAGTTTTCTGGATGGCGAGAGTACTTGCAACACCAATAA
- the uca gene encoding urea carboxylase has protein sequence MFNKLLIANRGAIACRILRTLKALNVKGVAVYSESDIASLHIQQADEAISLGEGPAANTYLNVARILEVAKTTGATAIHPGYGFLSENAAFAEACEQAGIAFIGPTPEQLRVFGLKHTARAIAKAHQVPMLEGTVLLDSVHEAIAAAKQVGYPVMLKSTAGGGGIGMRVCWNERDLAEAFEAVRRLGQNNFSDSGVFIEKYIERARHLEVQVFGDGKGEVIALGVRDCSVQRRNQKVLEETPAPNLPDGMAQALCEAAIKLAKAVNYRSAGTVEFVYDSLAEQFYFLEVNTRLQVEHGVTEQVWGVDLVRWMIELAAGDLPPLSDIRQTLHPQGHSIQARLYAEDPGKDFQPSPGLLTNVAFPHADGKALRVDTWVEAGCEVPPYFDPMIAKVISWSVTREEARKRLDDALAETVLYGVETNRGYLRQILSDQPFSEGNPWTRCLEGLAYHAETFEVLVPGTQTTIQDYPGRQGYWAVGVPPSGPMDSLAFRLGNRLLGNEESAAGLEITMSGPTLRFNTDAVVAITGANIPVKVDGEHAPQNVSLHIKQGSTLSLGKIAETGARSYLLFSGGLEIPEYLGSKSTFTLGQFGGHAGRALRAGDVIHLSTLAHAAAGIALPPGLYPLLAETRQIRVIYGPHGAPEYFTQRYIDQFLSTDWEVHFNSSRTGVRLIGPKPEWVRESGGEAGLHPSNIHDNPYAIGAVDFTGDMPVILGPDGPSLGGFVCPVTIIEADLWHLGQLKAGDKVRFIPVTIATARQAFKDQQQQIAGLSPVTGSWHAAELQSPIVLEIGEKDAKLVARLSGDTHLLIEIGAPELDLVLRFKAHALMQAIEHSNPAGIIDLTPGIRSLQVHYQPEQLPLKTLLALIQEIWGKVSSTQDITVPSRVVHLPLSWDDPACQLAIEKYMTTVRKDAPWCPSNLEFIRRINELPDIQKVQEIVFDASYLVMGLGDVYLGAPVATPLDPRHRLVTTKYNPARTWTAENSVGIGGAYMCVYGMEGPGGYQFVGRTLQMWSRYKKVAAFEGKPWLLNFFDQIRFYPVSAEELLVIRRDFPLGRYPLKIEETSLNLSEYQSFLAREASSIQVFRSHQKTAFDAERQRWIETGQAHFEIDENLASDTEESTLAEGQIGVESHIAGNLWQVVVKVGQKVNAGESLVILESMKMEIEIQAPVDGEVAEIRVSPGSPVKAGQCVVVINEA, from the coding sequence ATGTTCAATAAACTACTGATTGCAAATCGAGGGGCAATTGCTTGCCGCATCCTCCGCACCCTAAAAGCCCTGAACGTGAAAGGGGTGGCGGTTTATTCAGAATCGGATATTGCCAGTTTACATATTCAGCAGGCCGACGAGGCGATTAGCCTAGGTGAAGGCCCCGCTGCAAATACTTATCTCAATGTAGCGCGAATACTTGAAGTCGCAAAAACCACCGGGGCGACTGCCATTCATCCTGGGTATGGTTTTTTATCTGAGAATGCAGCGTTCGCAGAAGCTTGCGAACAAGCGGGCATTGCCTTTATTGGCCCAACCCCGGAACAATTACGCGTATTCGGGCTTAAGCACACGGCCAGAGCGATTGCAAAAGCCCACCAGGTGCCCATGCTGGAAGGCACTGTGTTACTGGATAGTGTGCATGAGGCTATCGCTGCAGCTAAGCAAGTAGGTTATCCGGTGATGCTGAAAAGTACCGCAGGTGGTGGTGGCATAGGCATGCGCGTATGCTGGAACGAACGCGACCTTGCCGAAGCATTTGAGGCAGTCAGACGCCTGGGACAGAACAACTTTAGTGACTCTGGTGTATTTATTGAAAAATACATTGAACGCGCCAGACACTTAGAGGTTCAGGTGTTTGGAGATGGCAAAGGCGAGGTCATTGCCTTGGGGGTGCGTGATTGCTCTGTGCAGCGCAGAAACCAAAAAGTCTTAGAAGAAACCCCCGCGCCCAATTTGCCAGACGGCATGGCGCAGGCACTGTGTGAAGCGGCGATTAAATTAGCAAAAGCAGTGAATTATCGCAGTGCGGGCACCGTAGAATTTGTGTATGACAGCCTTGCCGAGCAATTTTACTTCCTAGAAGTGAATACCCGCTTACAGGTAGAGCATGGTGTTACCGAGCAAGTATGGGGCGTTGACCTGGTGCGTTGGATGATTGAATTGGCGGCTGGCGACTTACCGCCTTTGTCAGACATTCGCCAAACACTGCACCCCCAAGGCCATTCAATACAAGCGCGCCTGTATGCGGAAGATCCAGGGAAAGATTTTCAACCCAGCCCTGGTTTGTTGACCAATGTTGCTTTTCCTCACGCGGATGGAAAAGCATTACGTGTAGACACATGGGTTGAGGCAGGATGTGAAGTCCCGCCCTATTTTGACCCCATGATTGCAAAAGTGATTAGCTGGTCAGTCACCAGGGAGGAGGCCAGAAAGCGTCTGGATGACGCGCTGGCAGAGACCGTGCTATACGGCGTAGAAACCAACCGTGGCTACCTCCGACAAATATTATCCGACCAGCCATTTTCAGAAGGCAATCCGTGGACGCGCTGCCTTGAGGGGTTAGCGTATCACGCTGAGACATTTGAAGTGCTTGTTCCAGGAACACAAACCACTATTCAGGATTATCCTGGTCGCCAGGGATATTGGGCAGTCGGTGTTCCACCCTCAGGTCCAATGGATAGCCTGGCTTTCCGTTTAGGGAATCGTTTGCTGGGGAACGAAGAAAGTGCTGCCGGGTTGGAAATCACCATGAGTGGCCCCACCCTACGTTTCAATACGGATGCAGTCGTCGCTATTACGGGTGCAAATATCCCGGTCAAAGTGGATGGCGAGCACGCGCCACAAAATGTCTCTCTACATATCAAGCAAGGGTCAACGTTAAGCTTAGGCAAAATTGCCGAAACAGGCGCCCGCAGCTATCTGCTTTTCAGCGGCGGCCTGGAGATTCCTGAATATTTGGGCAGTAAAAGTACGTTTACGCTGGGCCAATTTGGCGGGCATGCCGGGCGCGCTTTAAGAGCCGGGGATGTCATCCACCTGTCAACCTTAGCGCATGCGGCTGCGGGCATCGCGCTACCGCCAGGCCTCTACCCCCTCCTTGCTGAGACCAGACAGATCCGAGTCATTTATGGCCCGCATGGCGCCCCGGAATATTTCACCCAGCGCTATATCGATCAGTTTTTAAGCACTGATTGGGAAGTGCATTTCAACTCCAGCAGAACCGGTGTTCGCCTGATTGGACCAAAACCTGAGTGGGTCAGAGAGAGTGGCGGTGAAGCGGGGTTACATCCTTCCAATATTCACGACAACCCTTATGCGATTGGTGCGGTTGATTTCACCGGTGACATGCCGGTGATTCTCGGGCCTGATGGGCCCAGCCTGGGCGGTTTTGTCTGCCCGGTGACGATTATTGAAGCGGATTTATGGCATCTAGGGCAACTCAAGGCAGGTGACAAAGTTCGCTTTATCCCGGTGACCATCGCCACCGCCAGACAGGCGTTTAAAGATCAACAGCAACAAATCGCAGGCCTGAGTCCAGTCACCGGATCCTGGCATGCCGCAGAACTGCAGTCGCCTATCGTTCTGGAAATTGGGGAAAAGGATGCCAAGCTCGTCGCAAGACTATCTGGCGATACGCACTTGTTGATTGAGATCGGCGCGCCTGAGCTGGACCTTGTCTTACGATTCAAAGCGCATGCTTTGATGCAAGCCATTGAGCACAGCAATCCTGCCGGCATTATTGACCTCACCCCTGGCATACGCTCCTTGCAAGTGCATTACCAGCCGGAACAGCTGCCATTAAAAACATTATTGGCGTTGATCCAGGAAATTTGGGGCAAGGTAAGTTCAACGCAAGATATTACCGTGCCATCGCGCGTGGTTCACCTGCCATTGTCCTGGGACGATCCGGCGTGCCAATTGGCGATCGAAAAATATATGACTACGGTGCGTAAAGATGCGCCTTGGTGCCCGAGCAACCTGGAGTTTATCCGCCGCATCAATGAATTGCCGGATATTCAAAAAGTGCAGGAAATCGTTTTTGACGCCAGTTACCTGGTGATGGGGCTGGGAGATGTTTATCTTGGTGCACCGGTCGCGACCCCCCTGGATCCACGGCACAGATTAGTCACTACCAAATACAATCCTGCCAGAACCTGGACTGCCGAGAACTCCGTTGGGATTGGCGGTGCTTACATGTGCGTTTACGGTATGGAGGGCCCAGGGGGTTACCAGTTTGTGGGCCGCACCCTGCAAATGTGGAGTCGCTATAAAAAGGTAGCTGCGTTTGAAGGAAAGCCATGGTTACTGAATTTCTTTGACCAGATTCGCTTTTACCCGGTGTCGGCCGAAGAGTTACTGGTCATCCGGCGCGATTTCCCACTCGGTCGCTATCCATTAAAGATTGAAGAAACCAGCCTTAATCTTTCGGAATATCAATCCTTTTTGGCGAGGGAGGCATCATCGATTCAAGTCTTCAGAAGCCATCAAAAAACGGCATTCGATGCGGAGCGTCAGCGCTGGATTGAAACGGGCCAGGCCCATTTTGAAATAGATGAAAATTTAGCCAGTGATACTGAAGAATCCACTTTGGCCGAGGGGCAGATCGGCGTGGAGAGTCATATTGCTGGGAATTTATGGCAAGTCGTTGTGAAGGTTGGGCAGAAAGTTAACGCTGGCGAATCCTTAGTCATTCTTGAATCCATGAAAATGGAAATTGAAATCCAAGCACCTGTCGATGGTGAAGTGGCAGAGATACGGGTCTCCCCTGGCTCACCCGTCAAAGCCGGGCAGTGTGTGGTCGTGATTAACGAAGCTTAA
- a CDS encoding urea amidolyase associated protein UAAP2, with the protein MNIISSQLVAENAFFHHVIPAGEPYLFEVKAGQTFRLLDSEGNQAVDTLFYSASNPRERYDAQRTMRNQNKVYLTTGTTLYSNLGNPLATIVADTCGRHDTLGGACAQESNTVRYSLDKRYMHSCRDNFMCACLHDGRLNKRDIGANINFFMNVPVTPEGGLTFADGISAPGKYVELKAHQDLIVLISNCPQLNNPCNGWNPTQAEVFVWN; encoded by the coding sequence ATGAACATCATCTCAAGCCAATTAGTTGCTGAAAACGCCTTTTTCCACCATGTTATTCCGGCAGGCGAACCTTATTTGTTTGAAGTCAAAGCAGGACAGACATTCAGGCTGTTAGACAGTGAAGGTAACCAGGCCGTGGATACCCTTTTTTATAGTGCGAGCAATCCAAGAGAGCGTTATGACGCGCAACGGACCATGCGCAATCAGAACAAGGTTTACCTGACAACCGGTACAACGCTGTATTCAAACCTGGGCAATCCATTAGCCACGATTGTGGCAGATACCTGCGGTCGCCACGACACGCTGGGAGGCGCATGCGCTCAGGAAAGCAACACCGTGCGTTATTCACTCGACAAGCGCTACATGCATAGTTGCAGAGACAATTTCATGTGCGCATGTTTACATGATGGCAGATTGAACAAGCGGGATATTGGCGCAAACATTAACTTCTTCATGAACGTTCCGGTCACTCCGGAGGGCGGCTTGACCTTTGCAGATGGCATTTCAGCACCAGGCAAATATGTGGAATTAAAAGCGCACCAGGATTTAATTGTGTTGATCTCGAATTGCCCGCAACTTAACAATCCCTGTAATGGATGGAACCCAACCCAAGCGGAGGTGTTTGTATGGAATTAA
- a CDS encoding urea amidolyase associated protein UAAP1 — MNNYTNTSNILYEEFVPGGGHTSFILKKDQVLRMTDVKGHANVSMMMLNAHQHSERLNLPDTLKAQHTAKLTKGHCFYSDMGRVLAAITEDTCGWHDSLGGVLNAQEVETKYGVGRYQELRNNFYRNGTDNLLVEMGKWNLDLQDLLMVVNFFSKVTVDDEGSLFFEPNHSCAGDYVELYAPMDTLVILTAIQHPLDPNPEYHPRPVQLSWRKAESESISEVCRQSRPENGRAFHNTERFYL, encoded by the coding sequence ATGAACAACTATACAAATACATCCAACATCCTCTATGAAGAGTTTGTTCCAGGGGGCGGTCACACCTCCTTCATCCTGAAAAAAGATCAGGTTTTGCGAATGACCGACGTCAAAGGTCACGCCAATGTCAGCATGATGATGTTGAATGCACATCAACACAGCGAGAGACTGAACTTACCAGACACATTAAAAGCGCAACACACGGCCAAGCTCACAAAAGGACATTGCTTTTACTCGGACATGGGGAGAGTACTCGCCGCCATCACTGAGGACACATGCGGTTGGCATGACAGTTTGGGCGGGGTATTAAACGCTCAAGAAGTTGAAACGAAATATGGCGTTGGCCGCTATCAGGAACTCAGAAATAATTTCTATCGAAATGGCACCGACAATCTGTTGGTGGAAATGGGTAAATGGAACCTTGATCTTCAAGATTTGCTCATGGTCGTTAACTTTTTTAGCAAAGTGACCGTGGATGACGAGGGATCCCTTTTCTTTGAGCCCAACCACTCTTGTGCAGGCGATTACGTGGAGTTGTATGCCCCGATGGATACCTTGGTGATTCTGACCGCCATTCAACATCCATTGGATCCCAATCCTGAATACCACCCCCGCCCAGTACAACTGTCATGGCGCAAAGCAGAGAGTGAAAGTATCAGTGAAGTGTGTCGACAGTCTCGGCCGGAAAACGGTAGAGCTTTTCATAACACTGAACGCTTCTACCTGTGA